The following is a genomic window from Paenibacillus thiaminolyticus.
CATTTCTTCTTCCATCCTTGCTTCGTCAACACGGCTCCTCCTTACCTGGTCATCTGGTGCATCTGCATCGAGTGTCCTATTTTGAAAAAAGGATTATACCTTCAAGAACTTCCGTATCGAAATCGTGCTCCCCCATACGCCGATGACGACGCCGAGGCCAAGCAGCGTTCCGCCCACGAGCAGCCAAATATCCGCCAGGGGAACCAGCTTAATAATCATCAGTCCGAACTCAAAATGCGTGGTCAGCTGCTGATACCCGTAGAATAGCAATGCGATGGTCACCACCGAGCCAATGATGCCGAGCAGGGCTCCTTCGACGAAGAACGGTCCGCGAATGAATGAATTCGTCGCGCCGACCAGCTTCATAATGCCGATCTCGCGCTGGCGCGCCATAATCGTCACCTTAATCGTATTCGAAATGAGGAACATCGCCGTAACGGCCAGCCCGGCAACGACAAGCAGCCCGAAGTTGCGGATGGTCGAGGTGACTTTGAACAGCGTCTCGACGGTGCCCTTGCCGTACTGCACCTTCCAGATCGGCTTGGCGCTGTTCGTCTCGTTCAGCATTGTGATTTTTTTGGCGACGATCGGCACATGATCCGGCTCGTACACATCAACCGTGAAGGAATCCGGCAGCGGATTGGTCTCGTCGTTGTACCCGGCGAGCAGTTCCTTGCCGTCTTCGCCCATTTGCTGCTCCAGCAGCTTCATTCCTTCCTTCTTCGAGATGAAGACGACCTTGCTGACCTCGGACATATTGCCGATATCGGTCTCCAGCAGCTTCGTCTCCTCCGGCGTCACATCCAGTTGAAGGAAGACCCGAATCTGCACTTGATTATCAATATTGTTCGTAATCTCATTGACGTTGATGGACAATACCATGAATACACCGAGAATGAACAGAGAGATTACGATCGAACTTACGGAGGCGAATGACATCCATCCGTTGCGGAATAAGCTCTTGCTGCCTTCTCTCAGATGGCGGGCCAACGTATTAAAAGTCATATCCGTATTCCCCCCGTACCTCATCCCGCACGATATGTCCGTGCTCAATCGCGATAACCCGCTGACGCATGGCATTGACGATGTCCTTGTTGTGCGTCGCCATGACAATGGTCGTTCCGCGGTAATTGATTTCCTCCAGCAGCTTCATAATGCCCCAAGAGTTCTCGGGGTCGAGGTTGCCGGTCGGCTCGTCCGCGACGATAACCGAAGGATTGTTCACAATCGCCCGGGCGATTGCAATTCGCTGCTGCTCCCCCCCAGACAATTGGGCAGGCAGACTCGATGCCTTATGCTTCAAGCCGACCAGCTCGAGCACCTCAGGCACCCGGCGCTTAATGACCTTCGGCGGAGCCTCGATGACTTCCATTGCGAAGGCTACATTTTCATAAGCGGTAAGCTTGGGCAGCAGACGGAAATCCTGGAACACAACGCCGATATTGCGCCGCACGAACGGAATCTTGCGCTGCTTCAGCTTCCCGATATTGAACCCGCTGACGACAATCTGTCCTTTCGTCGGAATTTCCTCTCTGTATATCAGCTTCATAAAGGTTGATTTCCCCGCTCCGGAAGGACCAACCACATAGACGAACTCATCCTTGTCAATTCGGACAGAGACCCCGCGCAATGCATGCGACCCGTCCTGGTATGTCTTCCACACATCCTGCATTTCTATCAAATCATCACACCCTACGTTATAAAAGATTAGCCTCTACATATTCGACACCCGCACGCCAATTCCTCTAAGAACAAGCGAAATTCAACATCTTTTTCCGGCCTGCACGAGGCTCGATATTACGCATCATGCGGAAAATGTCGATTCGAACCATAGGTCAACCCTACAAGGGGAAGGCCATTTTTCCTGACCACCCTCCTTATGTTACAATCTCCATACTTGCATTAGCGGGTCAACTAGCCAAGGAAGCAACGACAACGAGAAAGGAAGGGTTGATTCGAATGAGAACAAAGCAATCACGTCACCGAATTACACGATGGATACTTGGCACCGTTATCGCGGCTATCTTGGTTATTCCTGTATTGCTCATATATATCATCGGTCAGTTTACGCCTTCGCTTAACGCCCTGATCATTAAGCAGCTTTTCGAATGGAAGCCCTTTGCGTCGCCCAGCAACATCGAGACAATCACTAAGCAAATCCACGTCGTAAAAGATATTGTGTATGATGAGCACGGAATAGAGAATAGCCTCCTCGACATCTACTATCCGCAAAACGCCGACAAGGCTCTCCCCGTAATTATGTGGATACATGGAGGGGGATTCGTATCCGGGAATAAAGAGCAAACGCAAGAGTATGGAATGGCACTCGCCAATGAGGGGTATGTCGTTGCCAATATCAACTACGCTCTTGCTCCGGGGCAGAAATATCCGGGGCCCGTCATTCAGGCCAACCAAGCGCTGATATATTTACAGGACCATATTGGGCAATACGGCGGCGACATGAGCCGGTTATTTATTGGCGGCGATTCGGCGGGAGCCCAGATCGCCAGTCAAACTGCAGCCGTCATAACAAATGAAAACCTGGCAAAGTCGATGGGGATACAGCCCTCCGTCGATAAAAATCAACTCAAAGGCGCCCTCTTATACTGCGGTCTTTACAATATGGATAGAATGACTCAGTCCCAGTCCTCTTTTATTCTGCGGCTTGGAGTGAAGTCGGTTTTTTGGTCCTATACGGGAGTTAAAGATTTCGCCACCTTCTCCCGGCTGGACGAGATGT
Proteins encoded in this region:
- the ftsX gene encoding permease-like cell division protein FtsX codes for the protein MTFNTLARHLREGSKSLFRNGWMSFASVSSIVISLFILGVFMVLSINVNEITNNIDNQVQIRVFLQLDVTPEETKLLETDIGNMSEVSKVVFISKKEGMKLLEQQMGEDGKELLAGYNDETNPLPDSFTVDVYEPDHVPIVAKKITMLNETNSAKPIWKVQYGKGTVETLFKVTSTIRNFGLLVVAGLAVTAMFLISNTIKVTIMARQREIGIMKLVGATNSFIRGPFFVEGALLGIIGSVVTIALLFYGYQQLTTHFEFGLMIIKLVPLADIWLLVGGTLLGLGVVIGVWGSTISIRKFLKV
- the ftsE gene encoding cell division ATP-binding protein FtsE: MIEMQDVWKTYQDGSHALRGVSVRIDKDEFVYVVGPSGAGKSTFMKLIYREEIPTKGQIVVSGFNIGKLKQRKIPFVRRNIGVVFQDFRLLPKLTAYENVAFAMEVIEAPPKVIKRRVPEVLELVGLKHKASSLPAQLSGGEQQRIAIARAIVNNPSVIVADEPTGNLDPENSWGIMKLLEEINYRGTTIVMATHNKDIVNAMRQRVIAIEHGHIVRDEVRGEYGYDF
- a CDS encoding alpha/beta hydrolase; the encoded protein is MRTKQSRHRITRWILGTVIAAILVIPVLLIYIIGQFTPSLNALIIKQLFEWKPFASPSNIETITKQIHVVKDIVYDEHGIENSLLDIYYPQNADKALPVIMWIHGGGFVSGNKEQTQEYGMALANEGYVVANINYALAPGQKYPGPVIQANQALIYLQDHIGQYGGDMSRLFIGGDSAGAQIASQTAAVITNENLAKSMGIQPSVDKNQLKGALLYCGLYNMDRMTQSQSSFILRLGVKSVFWSYTGVKDFATFSRLDEMSTINHVTPDYPPVFLTVGDVDPLAPHSADLIDVLVQNGVEVDSVLFEGTNPELGHEYQFDFTSPHAEKTLGRTFEFLKKHS